The following coding sequences lie in one Arachis ipaensis cultivar K30076 chromosome B05, Araip1.1, whole genome shotgun sequence genomic window:
- the LOC107642875 gene encoding vam6/Vps39-like protein yields the protein MVHSAYDCVELVADCPSKIDAVESYGSKLLAACSDGSLRIYSPQSHSQPSDHHSPLHQEPYALEKTLAGFARRPLISMEVLHSRELLLSLSESIAFHRLPSFETFAVITKAKGANAFDWDDRRGFLCFARQKRVCIFRHDGGRGFVEVKEFGVPDVVKSMCWCGENICLGIRREYVILNATNGALSEVFTSGRLAPPLVVSLPSGELLLGKENIGVFVDQNGKLLPEGRICWSEAPTEVVIQKPYAAALLPRFVEIRSLRDPYPLIQTVVLRNVRHIRHSNNSTILALDNSIHGLFPVPLGAQIVQLTASGNFEEALSLCKLLPPEDASLRAAKEGSIHIRYAHYLFENGNYEEAMEHFLASQVDITYVLSLYPSIILPKTTIVHEPEKLDIYGDASYLPRGSSGLSDDMEYPSTSHMLESDEHVALESKKTSHNMLMALIKYLQKKRNSFIEKATAEGTEEVVLDAVGNNFASYNRFKKTNKGRGSIPISSGAREMASILDTALLQALLLTGQSSAALELLRGLNYCDLKICEEILQKGNHHAALLELYKCNSLHREALELLHKLVEESKSSQSEITHRFKPEDIVEYLKPLCGTDPILVLEFSMLVLESCPTQTIELFLSGNIPADMVNSYLKQHSPNMQARYLELMLAMNENAISGNLQSEMVNIYLSEVLDWYTDLCAQQKWDEKVYSPTRKKLLSALESISGYNPETLLKRFPPDALYEERAILLGKMNLHELALSLYVHKLNVPEMALSYCDRVYESMHQTSVKYPNNIYLTLMQIYLNPRRTTASFEDKIINMLSPQNTTTRKVGSATSVKPKGTRVTKKIASIEGAEDTKVSSSSTDSSRSDGDGDEFSEDGSTIMLDKVLDLLGRRWDRINGAHALKLLPRETKLQDLLSFLGPLVRKSSEMQRNCSVIKSLRQSENLQVKDELYSQRKAAVKISSESMCSLCHKKIGTSVFAVYPNGSTLVHFVCFRDSQNMKAVAKGSQMRRRL from the exons ATGGTGCACAGCGCTTACGACTGTGTGGAGCTGGTTGCCGATTGCCCTTCCAAGATCGATGCCGTCGAATCCTACGGCTCCAAGCTCCTCGCCGCATGCTCCGATGGATCTCTCCGCATCTACTCTCCCCAGTCCCACTCACAACCCTCCGATCACCACTCTCCCCTCCACCAAGAACCTTACGCGCTCGAGAAGACCCTCGCCGGTTTCGCCAGGAGGCCTCTCATCTCCATGGAGGTCCTCCACTCCAGGGagctcctcctctctctctccgaATCCATCGCCTTCCACCGCCTCCCTTCCTTCGAGACCTTCGCCGTCATCACCAAGGCCAAGGGCGCCAACGCCTTTGATTGGGACGATCGCCGCGGCTTCCTCTGCTTCGCTCGCCAGAAGCGCGTCTGCATCTTCCGACATGAcg GTGGGAGGGGATTCGTAGAGGTGAAGGAGTTCGGTGTTCCGGACGTGGTGAAGTCCATGTGTTGGTGCGGTGAGAATATCTGTTTGGGGATTCGAAGAGAGTATGTCATTCTCAACGCTACAAACGGCGCTTTATCTGAGGTCTTCACTTCCGGTAGACTTGCGCCACCGCTAGTAGTTTCTCTCCCTTCCGGAGAGCTTCTTCTCGGAAAG GAGAATATTGGGGTATTTGTGGACCAGAATGGGAAGCTTCTTCCAGAAGGTAGGATTTGTTGGTCGGAGGCACCCACGGAGGTTGTAATTCAGAAGCCATATGCCGCTGCTCTACTGCCAAGATTTGTGGAG ATTCGATCACTCCGTGATCCTTATCCGCTGATTCAAACAGTTGTTCTTCGAAATGTTCGCCATATCCGACACAGCAATAACTCTACGATACTTGCTTTAGATAATTCTATACATGGCCTCTTCCCTGTTCCTCTTGGAGCCCAG ATTGTCCAATTAACAGCATCCGGAAACTTTGAGGAGGCCTTGTCATTATGCAAGCTCCTTCCACCTGAAGATGCAAGTCTGCGTGCTGCAAAGGAGGGGTCTATTCATATTAG ATATGCCCACTATCTTTTTGAGAATGGGAACTATGAGGAGGCAATGGAACATTTTCTGGCATCTCAAGTAGATATAACCTATGTTCTTTCTCTATATCCGTCCATTATCCTTCCAAAGACAACTATTGTTCATGAGCCAGAGAAGTTGGACATTTATGGGGATGCTTCATATCTCCCCAGAGGTTCTTCAGGCTTGTCAGATGATATGGAATACCCATCAACATCTCATATGTTAGAATCTGATGAGCATGTGGCACTTGAATCCAAAAAAACAAGCCATAATATGCTTATGGCACTAATAAAGTATTTACAGAAGAAGAGAAATAGTTTTATAGAGAAAGCAACTGCAGAGGGAACGGAAGAAGTTGTTTTAGATGCAGTTGGGAATAACTTTGCATCCTACAATAGATTTAAGAAAACAAACAAG GGGCGTGGTAGTATACCCATTAGCTCCGGAGCTCGGGAGATGGCTTCAATATTAGACACTGCTCTACTCCAAGCATTGCTTCTTACTGGACAATCTTCTGCTGCTTTAGAGTTACTGAGAGGTCTTAACTACTGTGATTTGAAAATATGTGAAGAAATTCTTCAAAAGGGAAATCATCATGCTGCTTTATTAGAACTTTACAAGTGCAACTCATTGCACCGGGAAGCACTTGAACTTCTTCACAAATTGGTGGAAGAGTCAAAGTCTAGCCAGTCAGAAATTACCCATAGGTTTAAGCCTGAGGACATCGTTGAGTATCTTAAG CCACTGTGTGGGACAGACCCCATACTTGTTCTAGAGTTCTCGATGCTTGTTCTTGAAAGCTGTCCAACGCAAACTATTGAGCTCTTTCTGTCCGGCAATATTCCAGCTGATATGGTGAACTCGTATTTGAAGCAGCATTCTCCAAACATGCAAGCTAGATACTTGGAGCTCATGCTTGCAATGAACGAGAATGCCATATCTGGCAATTTGCAAAGTGAAATG GTAAACATCTATCTCTCAGAGGTGCTTGATTGGTACACGGATTTATGTGCTCAACAGAAATGGGATGAGAAGGTTTATTCCCCAACAAGGAAAAAGCTGTTGTCTGCCTTAGAGAGTATATCTGGTTACAATCCAGAGACTCTGCTGAAACGTTTTCCCCCAGATGCATTATATGAAGAGCGTGCAATATTGTTGGGAAAAATGAACCTACATGAACTGGCATTATCTTTGTATGTTCATAAG CTTAATGTTCCAGAAATGGCTTTGTCTTATTGTGATCGGGTGTATGAGTCTATGCATCAGACATCGGTTAAATATCCCAACAACATATACCTTACGCTTATGCAAATCTATTTGAATCCTCGGAGGACAACTGCAAGCTTTGAAGACAAAATTATAAATATGTTGTCCCCTCAGAATACCACCACACGAAAAGTTGGTTCAGCAACATCAGTAAAACCTAAAGGAACCCGAGTAACCAAGAAAATTGCTTCAATAGAAGGAGCAGAGGACACAAAAGTTAGTTCAAGCAGCACCGACAGTAGCAGAAGTGATGGGGATGGGGATGAATTTAGTGAGGATGGTTCTACTATCATGCTTGATAAGGTCCTTGATTTGTTGGGACGCAGATGGGACAGAATAAATGGAGCTCATGCCCTTAAACTTTTACCAAGAGAGACTAAATTACAG GACTTGCTTTCATTTCTTGGACCCCTTGTTAGAAAATCCAGTGAAATGCAGCGTAATTGCTCAGTCATCAAGAGCCTGAGACAGAGTGAGAATCTTCAG GTGAAAGATGAACTCTATAGTCAGAGGAAAGCAGCTGTGAAGATAAGCAGTGAAAGCATGTGTTCTTTGTGCCACAAGAAGATAGGGACTAGTGTTTTCGCAGTCTACCCGAATGGGAGCACTCTCGTGCACTTTGTCTGTTTCAGAGATTCTCAAAATATGAAAGCTGTGGCCAAAGGGTCTCAAATGAGGAGGCGATTATGA